A genomic segment from Aspergillus puulaauensis MK2 DNA, chromosome 1, nearly complete sequence encodes:
- a CDS encoding uncharacterized protein (COG:G;~EggNog:ENOG410Q1QE;~InterPro:IPR020846,IPR011701,IPR036259;~PFAM:PF07690,PF00083;~TransMembrane:12 (i51-74o86-108i120-139o145-164i176-196o208-227i278-301o321-339i360-378o390-415i422-444o456-478i);~go_function: GO:0022857 - transmembrane transporter activity [Evidence IEA];~go_process: GO:0055085 - transmembrane transport [Evidence IEA]), producing the protein MADCYQRMEKFQVLQIALEEQGLELTPDGRYVRWASNNLKHPRNWSKLRKAYDIGLIIFLEFYTTAINASGATAAKDALHEFDIDLTFAIFLFVSTYCLAQAFGNVIFPPYSEAFGRKKLYVISAALFSGFSIMIAAVPSMGAMVAGRALTGLVSAVPTVIVTGSIEDMFNARDRIWLVFAYMVVANFAVASGPVMSGYITAQLGWRWVFYISGIVTGFAAVLLLGIRESRPSLLLTWEVNKLRQVTGDITLQELNPDTMPKLRDFVREGLLRPLRLFFTEPIVCACSLMSGWSVALLYLFTESLPTIYESMGFGQQESNLPFIAMGVGFIPSIVVRLVDQRIAAQRHRDRLPLLPENKLLGIALGAPFLAIGLWWFAWMVPPAVPGIHWFTTFIPLFFIGFAIYELGTVLSGYLADSYHSYAASAFAAMSLARSFLSALFPLIAPKMFGALGSNVALSILASGALAFCPVPFVFRYYGQRLRERSKFAQYSLQVYEETTVEREY; encoded by the exons ATGGCCGACTGCTACCAGAGAATGGAAAAGTTTCAGGTGCTTCAGATCGCTCTAGAGGAGCAGGGGCTGGAGCTTACCCCAGACGGGCGGTACGTACGCTGGGCCAGCAATAATTTGAAGCATCCAAGGAACTGGAGCAAGCTCCGGAAGGCATACGACATAGGCCTCATCATTTTTCTTGAATTCTATAC AACAGCCATAAACGCGTCTGGA GCGACGGCAGCAAAAGATGCATTGCACGAATTTGATATCGACTTGACCTTTGCCATATTTCTCTTTGTCTCGAC GTACTGTCTGGCGCAAGCTTTCGGAAACGTCATCTTTCCCCCGTATTCCGAGGCCTTCGGACGAAAGAAGCTATATGTCATCAGCGCTGCGTTGTTCAGTGGCTTTAGTATCATGATTGCGGCCGTACCTTCGATGGGAGCAATGGTTGCCGGGCGAGCGTTGACCGGGTTGGTTTCAGCCGTGCCAACTGTTATCGTTACCGGCAGCATTGAGGACATGTTTAACGCACGGGATCGGATCTGGCTCGTCTTTGCATATATGGTGGTCGCCAACTTCGCGGTAGCTTCAGGCCCTGTGATGAGTGGGTATATCACCGCTCAGCTAGGATG GAGATGGGTGTTTTACATCTCTGGTATTGTTACGGGATTCGCGGCAGTGTTGCTCCTTGGCATTCGAGAGTCGCGGCCGTCGCTTCTTCTCACGTGGGAAGTCAACAAGCTGCGCCAGGTGACGGGCGACATAACTCTTCAAGAGCTGAATCCCGACACCATGCCCAAGCTTCGTGATTTCGTGCGTGAGGGGCTCTTGCGGCCACTGCGGCTCTTCTTCACTGAGCCGATTGTATGTGCCTGTTCGCTGATGAGCGGCTGGAGCGTTGCTCTCCTGTACCTCTTTACCGAATCCCTGCCAACCATCTACGAATCCATGGGCTTCGGACAGCAAGAATCCAACCTGCCATTTATCGCTATGGGGGTGGGTTTCATACCCAGTATCGTCGTTCGGTTGGTGGATCAACGTATTGCGGCGCAGCGGCACCGTGACAGGCTTCCCTTGCTTCCAGAGAACAAGCTGCTTGGAATAGCCCTCGGGGCACCGTTCCTCGCCATTGGACTCTGGTGGTTTGCTTGGATGGTCCCTCCCGCTGTACCGGGGATTCACTGGTTTACGACGTTTATCCCGCTGTTTTTCATTGGCTTCGCAATCTACGAGCTCGGGACGGTGCTCTCGGGCTATCTCGCGGATAGTTACCACAGCTACGCCGCGAGTGCGTTTGCTGCGATGTCCCTGGCACGCTCGTTCTTATCGGCACTGTTTCCGCTGATTGCGCCGAAGATGTTTGGCGCCTTGGGGTCAAACGTGGCCTTGTCAATTTTGGCTTCAGGGGCCCTTGCCTTCTGTCCGGTGCCGTTCGTCTTCCGGTACTATGGGCAGAGACTGCGCGAACGGAGCAAGTTTGCGCAGTACAGTCTGCAGGTGTATGAGGAGACCACCGTTGAGAGGGAATACTAG